The Pelodiscus sinensis isolate JC-2024 chromosome 13, ASM4963464v1, whole genome shotgun sequence genome includes a region encoding these proteins:
- the CCNB3 gene encoding G2/mitotic-specific cyclin-B3 yields MPVPRNAKPLGSKQPRPGKAGAVENGRTEKEESSQAKRSPSSPQGAPKKRSAFGDITNARKGQAGPGKKEAVKAGPRKAQKGPAAPGVLKNNEINLKKSARKTPPTEAPAEPRAVPKKEPVPAQAPAVEDVDREQLGDPYASAEYAQEIFSYMKEREEKFLLPNYMEKQHDISRDMRAILVDWMVEVQENFELNHETLYLAVKLVDHYLVEVVSMRDKLQLIGSTAILIASKFEERCPPCVDDFLYICDDAYKREELIAMEMSILRTLKFDINIPIPYRFLRRFAKCARASMETLTLARFICEMTLLEYDYVQESASKLAAGCLLLALKMKSLGGWSPTLECHSGYSTRDLQPLVKRLNFLLTYQHDDKLKAVRTKYSHRVFFEVAKSAPMDMLRLEAALRS; encoded by the exons ATGCCAGTGCCACGCAATGCCAAGCCGCTGGGCAGCAAGCAGCCCCGGCCAGGCAAAGCAGGCGCCGTGGAGAATGGCAGGACCGAGAAG GAGGAGAGCTCCCAAGCCAAGAGGTCCCCGTCCTCACCCCAGGGGGCACCCAAGAAGAGGTCGGCCTTCGGAGACATCACCAAC gcGCGCAAGGGCCAGGCCGGCCCGGGGAAGAAGGAGGCCGTGAAGGCAGGGCCCAGGAAGGCCCAGAAGGGCCCGGCTGCTCCGGGGGTCTTGAAGAACAACGAGATCAACTTGAAAAA GTCGGCCAGGAAAACGCCCCCAACCGAGGCGCCAGCTGAGCCCAGAGCGGTTCCCAAGAAGGAGCCGGTGCCCGCGCAG GCACCGGCCGTTGAGGACGTCGACAGGGAGCAGCTGGGTGACCCCTACGCCAGCGCTGAGTACGCCCAGGAGATCTTCAGCTACATGAAGGAGCGAGAG GAGAAGTTCTTGCTCCCAAACTACATGGAGAAGCAGCACGACATCAGCCGGGACATGCGCGCCATCCTGGTGGACTGGATGGTGGAGGTCCAG gaGAACTTCGAGCTGAACCACGAGACGCTGTACCTGGCGGTGAAGCTGGTGGATCACTACCTGGTGGAGGTGGTGAGCATGAGGGACAAGCTGCAGCTCATCGGCTCCACGGCCATCCTCATCGCGTCCAAGTTCGAG GAGCGCTGCCCCCCCTGCGTGGACGACTTTCTCTACATCTGCGACGACGCCTACAAGCGGGAGGAACTGATCGCCATGGAGATGAGCATCCTGCGCACGCTGAAGTTCGACATCAACATTCCCATCCCCTATCGCTTCCTGCGGAGGTTTGCCAAG TGCGCTCGCGCCAGCATGGAGACGCTGACCCTGGCCCGCTTCATCTGCGAGATGACGCTGCTGGAGTACGACTACGTGCAGGAGAGCGCCTCCAAGCTGGCTGCCGGCTGCCTGCTCCTGGCTCTCAAGATGAAGAGTCTCGGCGGCTGG AGCCCCACGCTGGAGTGCCACAGCGGGTACAGCACCCGGGACCTCCAGCCGCTGGTGAAGAGGCTGAACTTCCTGCTGACCTACCAGCACGACGACAAGCTGAAGGCCGTGCGCACCAAGTACTCCCACCG GGTCTTCTTCGAAGTGGCCAAGAGCGCGCCCATGGACATGCTGCGGCTGGAGGCGGCGCTGAGGAGCTAG